The Salvia miltiorrhiza cultivar Shanhuang (shh) chromosome 2, IMPLAD_Smil_shh, whole genome shotgun sequence DNA window CATATTGGATGCTTTTTATGCTGAGCCGGAGAGATATGCCTATACCTTCCAGAACTATGTATTTGTCACGAGAGTTATGCAGGAGAGGGAGTCATCAGGCGGTGTTAAGCCCCTCAGGCTGATGGAAAGGAGTGTTTTCAGTGATAGAATGGTAAGTATTCAGCCTTTTGACCTCTCGTGCTCTATTCAATTCATATAGCAGATTATGGAGTATGCGACAGGCGTGGATGGTCTTTGTTACAACTTGTATCTCCTATCACAGTGGTTTAGCATCACAAGCTTATCATAGATGTGTCATTATGAATTTGGCAGTTCACATTATTGTTTGTGATGTTTTTCATGTTTCTTTCCAAATGAGAATATATTAATGGAACCTGTCAATGCAATAAAGGATATATCTGCTATTTAATGTACTCTAAAAGTATCGAAAAATGGGAGAAGGCTTATGCTTAGTTATATCTAACATGCTGGGTAATTTCTTCTTTACTGACATACATTTATCGCTCTCATCACATAAAGGTCTTTGTGAGAGCTGTTCATGAGGCCAAGTGGATGAATGAGATGGAGATCAGTATTTACGACTCGTGGTTTGATCCTGTTGTTTCAAGTTTGCCTGGTCTTATTCCTGATGGTTTTATCTACCTTAGAGCAAGCCCTGGTACTTGTCATAAGCGTATGATGATGCGTAAGAGAGCAGAGGAAGGTGGAGTCTCTCTTAATTATCTGCAAGACCTGCATGAAAAGCATGAAAGCTGGCTTTTCCCTTTCCAAAGTGGAAATCATGGAGTGCTGTCGGTAAGCAAGGTACCCAATGATGTTGATTGGTCCTTACATCCCAAGATAAGGGATCAAGTGTTCTATCTGGACGGTGATCATATGCACTCAAGCATCCAAAAGGTATTGTGCTTCATCCTCATCTATTTAGCTTTGACGTCTGTAATCTTTCAACTTACCTTAATTTTCCAAAAAACAGATTCCTGCTTTGGTTCTCGACTGTGAACCAGATATTGATTTCAGCAAAGACATCGAGGCAAAGCGAGAGTATGTTAGCTTTTccctcttctctgctctggaattgaGTAAACATGCCTGATTGTTTATCTTGAGAGATTGTTTGATTGGTGACTTGGCATTGCTTCTGGTTGAATTTTGCAAGTAGATCTAAATGCAAAAACTCTGAATAAATGCTGCTTTCTCTTTCTTCCGTTCATTTCCATTAATTGGGGAAATCCATATTATCTCATTTTTGCTGTGTAAAATTGTTACTGGTGAAGGTATGCTAGTCAAGTTGCTGAGTTCTTTGAATTTGTCAAGACTAAGAAAGAAGTTTCTGCTCCTACTGATGGAGAAGATGCAGCAAAGGGCAACCATCATCAGGTGTTGCTGCCCCATAATGGAAATTTGTGGATGCCGGGTACACAACCCTTCCCCGAATCCGCCCTCAAGTCACTGGATCTTACACGGACCATGTCGATTATGCCTCAGTAGTGTAAGTAATTTCTCTCGTTTGAATTGTTCATTTCTTCCTCCTGTAAAGAGACGCGGCTCACTTGGCTTACCCCTGTGGGGTTGTAGATTTGGTAGATAGTTGCTAATTGTAGTTTTTTCTTGTGCAACAGTTTGCACCCAAGTCTTTAAAAAGTTTTGCTGtaacgaaaaatatttttgccGACAGTTTTCAAGTTAAATAGTCAGCAGAATCTGATTACGGCAACCAAttatcagattttttttttcccatttGTTTCTAAAAGCTTTGTACTCCTATAATATTAAACTTAGTTCACAAAACGGGACTGGGTGTGAAAATGAAGGCTCCTTTTTATTGCTTTGTATCCATGTATAGTTGTTACAATAAAATTGGCGCAACACACCTCACTCTTATCTGTTATAATCATTAAATACACCTCACTCTTATCTGTTATAGTTGTTACAATAAAATTGGCGCAATACAAATGTGGGTGGGATCTTGTAGTATATGCTCTTCATCTATaagagtgatttttttttgctattttggtaCATTCTATAAGAGTTTGTACTTCATTGTTTGGATACTACTCCATTGCAAATCCTTTATTTTATACATACTTGATCAATATATTTACAATTTTACGGCACATGGTCCACCACAAAtctattactttttttttttatctcattatCATAACAGATAACACTATAATAAAAGTGAACTCCTTAtttcatttattaaaatttgtgtcatcaATAATTATGAATACTCTAACAATGAAGTAGTTGGTAAGATATTTTTCCTCCTATCAATAGGTTTGGCCTCCTATCAATAggttttgggggggggggggggttgagTCACTAAGGAGGAAAATAAAGAACcattaaaaagaattaataaataaaaaataatcatgtATACTCTTATGCGGATGGAATATTTTTTAATAGTTTTGAAGTTGTAGAAAAGCGCATATTTTGTACTAGCATTTCTCTAGAAGTCGTGATACAACTTTAGTTTAATACATTCGTGATCGATGCTGATGAATGATGATAATTTGGTCTAATTCAATAAACAAAATGAACTATCAAGATAAGTTTATTCTGCGTGACATACCGAATCTTTAATGTTTTTAATCACAAGATCATTTTAGTGAGGTGTATTTAATGATTATCTAATTAAAAACTATACCGCTTTTGTGGCGATGCTTGGTTCTATAATATTGAACATGATGATAGGCAAGATACATCACCAAATTATATTTTGTGATCATAGTTATAAGCTGTGTAATTACGTCATATCATAGGTAAGATAGAATGCCCCCCCCCACTTTATTAGTAgcaagaaaaagtaaaaatgttaaatgcatgtaatatcatgaacttaagtCGAATTCCAAATTTAATAGGGACTtcaaaagtttcaatttatatGGACAACTTTACTCCGTGTTCAATAGCACCATTTTTTAACGTGGCTTGCCGGTACACGTTTCGATCCTATATGTCATTGATGTAGCTTGCTGGCATAAGCTTCCGGTCGGCGAGCAAAACGGCTTTCTCTCTagttactctctctctctctctcgatcaaTCCTCTTCCAACACCCCTTCCTCCTCCCGCCGCCcctcctccgcctccgccgccgctaCCACGGCTATCAAATCCCTCGGTGGAAATCCCTCAGACATCACAGGCGCGGCGCCACCTCACTTCTTCTCCAGCAGCCACCCCCGCATCTCCATCCGACCTCCCTCTCTCCCATCTCTAGGTTTGATATCCCTCTCTTTCTTTGATTTcgcaaaacacacacacaaacatggTTATGCCGCCACCTTCTTTCCCGGCGACTGTAGTCGCGAGCCCCGCCGCCTTTTTTTCAGTAAAGGGCGCCGCGACTAACTAGTCCCCAAATTTCCCTCTTCTCTATAtaaaaccctagatccccaattcATACCACACCTCCTCTTGATTTTCGGCGACCACAACAGTACCCATGGCCGCCGCCGACCTCCACACTCCAATTCCCACATCGGCGAAAACAACAGCTCCTCGCTGCCTCCGTGCCCTCACCATCTCTGTCTTTCTCTCTTCCTGTTGGACGGACAGCAGCGAAGAATTGCCGCCTCCGGAACCGCCTTCTCCTCCCTCCGGGCCACCGCTCTCCTCAATTAGAGCCTTAGGCGAAGGGGTTTGGGGAGAATTGGCTGGGACGGGATTGGATTTTGGAGACGACATGGGGTTTGGGAAGAATTGCCgcctcttctttttcttcttctccgcCTCTTCTTTATtcggtgctaaaattgaacacggAGTAAAGTTGCATATTTAAATTGAACACGAAGTAAAGTTACACATTTaaattgaatgtttttaagttaCAAATTATGACGTGTCATTTGGAagacacgtcattgccacgtTCTGAAATTTATGCCGGAAAACAAATCGAtgctaaaattgaacacggAGTAAAGTTATCCATATAAAATTTATGCCGGAAAACAAATTGATACTAAAATTGAACACGGAGTAAAATTATTCatataaattgaaacttttaaaGTCCAAGCTAAATTTATAATTCACTTAAGTTCATAATATTACATGTatttaacccaaaaaaaaaaaggcttaTGAGGATCCTAATGAAATGGAATTATAGCATTTGTAGCCACATAATCAAAAGCAATAGGCCAACAGTGAACGAAATATTTTCCACCCACATCCACAGTTTCACCCATCAATTTTGTATTTCATCTAATATGAATATGTAGGGTTATAACTTATAGCTTGATTgtcaataaataaattaagtttGAGCTTGATTTATTTAGCTTGTTAGCTTCAACAAATTTATTAAGTGAACTACAGGTAAAAACTACTTTTGGAATCTGAACATTGAATAGATGTAAAATGCCATATTTCTTCGGTCAGGCTCTATCTAAAGCTAAGTAGTTCAGTAAGCTTAATTGATCTTTAGAGAAAACACCAGAAAGATTATGTTTGCTCAAACTATAGGGTAAGACAAGACAGCTGCATGTTATAAGATAAGACAATACAGCTGCATGTTATAAGATAATTttacattttcacagataaacTAAGAAATTAGATGACCTTAGAGAAGTTCAGCTGATTTGTGATAGTCAGCCCTCATGgaagttttgaatttttaacTCGGATTCTGTTTGTTGAGGTCTCCATTCATGTGCAGCCTGCAGAACTTGCACTGCTGCTTAACTGTTTCGAGCTTGATATCAGAATCCAAGAGTCAAATCTTACACTGCTGCCAGTGTTCGAGAGTTTAGAGAAAGGAGATTTTCACTTATTTGCCTGTGATGAGCACGGCCCACTGCACCCGTGTTACAATCTGTATGAATGCCATCATCATTTCAGACACCGGATTTCCAATCTCCCCCAAGCTACCATTTTATCTTCCTTCTTGTCACGTTCAAAAGAGTTTACGCGTTCAGTTTCCAATATTGGGGAAAAAACAAGAGCAGGGCCAGTGATATCGGCTCTGTTGCCATTCCACATCCCTGCATTTTCAATACCAAGAATGTTGAACGAAAAGAGCTTGCACAAACTAGTATATAATCTATAGGGGATTCTGGAACCAACTCCACTTTTGATGAAATTAGCCAGTCTTGGACTAAGTTCAGAATCTTTAAGATCATCGTCCAACTCATGAACTAATGGGCAGCATCCTGCCACGCACAACATGATCCTGGTTGGAGATATGGAGAGTTTCCTCAACCACATTGAacttcttttcattttctgCACCAGGACTGCTAGACTAAATTCATGTGCACTCTTGTCAATGGATCTTGGGTGCAAAGAGTGATGCGGAGAAGTCATATATTGCTACCTTCTGTTCGTTTAGAACTTAGAGTTCAGAGGCAGTTGAGGGAATGATAAAACCAAGACATTTCCAATATTATCAGCAGATAAGACATTCTGAAGCAAAGAGGAAGGTTTGCAGCCAAGGTTTGTGAGAGTTGTCAGTGTGCACGT harbors:
- the LOC131010334 gene encoding uncharacterized protein LOC131010334 yields the protein MQKLLRRSPSGPHILSAKTPLSLCGLADAKAMSSSTAALRYPHPRNHFSAAAAAQSLRLVRMPPCGKTAALRAWVVSKESNYGGMSAPYRAWFSTCSGEVLQEKEGENVKRVQRRQRGNPDLLTIPGVGPRNLRKLVEKGFEGVAQLKQLYKDKFSGKSSEKMVEFLRSSVGIIHKNHAESITTFIKESVDEELKEVGARPAHKKRITLCVEGNISVGKTTFLQRIANETLELRDIVEVVPEPIDKWQNIGADHFNILDAFYAEPERYAYTFQNYVFVTRVMQERESSGGVKPLRLMERSVFSDRMVFVRAVHEAKWMNEMEISIYDSWFDPVVSSLPGLIPDGFIYLRASPGTCHKRMMMRKRAEEGGVSLNYLQDLHEKHESWLFPFQSGNHGVLSVSKVPNDVDWSLHPKIRDQVFYLDGDHMHSSIQKIPALVLDCEPDIDFSKDIEAKREYASQVAEFFEFVKTKKEVSAPTDGEDAAKGNHHQVLLPHNGNLWMPGTQPFPESALKSLDLTRTMSIMPQ